Proteins from a single region of Hydra vulgaris chromosome 12, alternate assembly HydraT2T_AEP:
- the LOC136088665 gene encoding uncharacterized protein LOC136088665 — translation MRRNPVGDQQLQLLRDIAELSNFMKPTGKRVKDLTLDTSNAIAHSCYGFIDLVETLLSNGAKYVLLGWFSTDPLEKAFSKLRQGSGGTYFINAKSVIEKINIQHTKLILQLDIPVYGIDGHTYDICFRDISTDEKELLDNIHDLESSVNKSTLVAIVYIAGYVQKSEIKIYDDSTNYYYKYGSNLYSLNRGGLEIPSDTFV, via the coding sequence ATGCGGAGAAATCCAGTTGGTGATCAACAGTTACAACTGCTACGAGATATTGCTGAACTGTCAAATTTTATGAAACCTACAGGTAAGCGTGTAAAAGACCTTACGCTAGATACTAGCAATGCAATAGCGCATTCATGTTATGGCTTTATTGATCTCGTAGAAACTTTGTTGAGTAATGGAGCAAAGTATGTCTTATTAGGTTGGTTTTCAACAGATCCACTTGAAAAAGCTTTTTCTAAGCTTCGACAGGGATCTGGAGGTACTTACTTTATAAACGCTAAATctgtaattgaaaaaattaatattcaacATACTAAATTGATATTACAACTTGACATTCCTGTTTATGGTATCGATGGTCATACTTATGACATATGTTTTAGAGATATTTCTACTGATGAAAAAGAACTTCTGGATAATATACATGATCTTGAAAGCTCAGTTAATAAATCTACATTAGTGGCTATAGTTTACATAGCTGGCTATGTGCAAAAAagcgaaataaaaatttatgatgaTTCTaccaattattattataaatatggaAGTAATTTGTATAGCCTAAACAGAGGCGGACTTGAAATTCCTTCTGATACTTTTGTCTAA